The genomic interval TCAAGGTGCTCGACCTCGAACGCATGAAACCCGAGAAGGACGCGTGAGGAGGGCCTATGGAAAGGATGACCGGTAAGTCCCGGGGCGGTGCGGGCGGATGGGGCGAGGGGGATGGCCGGCCCGGTTCCTCCCCGCTGGAGCTGCTGGAGAGGGCTCGGGAGGCGGCCTCCCGCGCCTATGCGCCCTACTCGCGCTTTCGGGTTGGGGCCGCGCTGCTCCTCGCGGATGGGGGCGTCCTGACCGCCTGCAACGTGGAGAACGCCTCCTACGGCCTCTCCATGTGCGCGGAGCGCAGCGCGATTGCGGCGATGGTGGCGCGCGGCCTGAGGAACCCCGTGGCCGTGGC from uncultured Fretibacterium sp. carries:
- a CDS encoding cytidine deaminase, with the translated sequence MERMTGKSRGGAGGWGEGDGRPGSSPLELLERAREAASRAYAPYSRFRVGAALLLADGGVLTACNVENASYGLSMCAERSAIAAMVARGLRNPVAVAVVGSGDGDFGRPCPPCGACRQILVEFNPDMWVVLASPEGPLVYSARDLLPHSFDLRGGAP